From a region of the Chitinophaga caseinilytica genome:
- a CDS encoding sensor histidine kinase has protein sequence MKSASSYLKNGRFLTHLLFWAFAFLLLTYIYSTAFGSYRLGTVVVLMLLPVHMLYYYLLIHQVLPSFFKGRYLRTVIAGLAVMVLMAVLYRLAEIFVTDPYIYDFYIRDDPDFTWGKLAKSRWQQFVSPGDFVNAVERSNVVVWIGLTSKLFMMWHERKNAILQAELSSLKGQLHPHFLFNSLNNIYALSLDNAPQTPGVVLGLSNILRYVIYECAADRVSLERDIEIMNDYIRLEQLRYEDRLDLNVRIEGEPPGRYRIAPLLMLPLLENAFKHGVGETVEGAWINMELLVRDGALHLKISNSKPEQPVPGRTEQSGGIGLSNVKNRLRLLYPEAHSLAWYDEEECFIIELMVKLSAHDAA, from the coding sequence ATGAAATCAGCATCTTCCTACCTGAAAAACGGGCGGTTTTTAACGCATCTCCTCTTCTGGGCTTTCGCGTTTTTGCTGCTTACCTATATCTACAGCACTGCTTTCGGCAGTTACCGGCTGGGCACGGTAGTGGTGCTTATGCTGCTGCCCGTTCATATGCTTTACTATTACCTCCTCATCCACCAGGTGCTTCCCAGCTTTTTCAAGGGGCGGTATCTGCGGACGGTTATTGCCGGCCTGGCGGTGATGGTTTTGATGGCCGTTTTGTACCGGCTGGCGGAGATTTTTGTCACCGATCCCTACATCTACGATTTTTACATCCGGGACGATCCGGATTTTACCTGGGGCAAGCTGGCCAAATCGCGGTGGCAGCAGTTCGTCAGCCCCGGGGATTTCGTGAACGCCGTGGAAAGAAGCAACGTGGTGGTCTGGATCGGCCTCACGTCGAAGCTGTTCATGATGTGGCACGAACGGAAAAACGCCATCCTGCAGGCGGAGCTCAGTTCCCTGAAAGGGCAGCTCCATCCCCATTTCCTGTTCAATTCCCTCAACAATATTTACGCCCTTTCGCTGGACAATGCGCCGCAAACGCCGGGCGTGGTGCTGGGGCTGTCGAACATCCTCCGGTATGTGATTTATGAATGCGCGGCCGACCGGGTTTCGCTGGAGCGCGACATCGAGATCATGAACGACTATATCCGGCTGGAGCAGTTGCGGTACGAAGACCGGCTGGACCTGAACGTGCGCATCGAAGGCGAGCCGCCCGGCCGGTACCGGATCGCACCGCTGCTGATGCTCCCCTTGCTGGAAAACGCTTTCAAACACGGTGTCGGCGAAACGGTCGAAGGCGCCTGGATCAATATGGAACTGCTGGTGCGCGACGGCGCCCTGCACCTGAAGATCAGCAACAGCAAGCCCGAACAGCCCGTGCCGGGCAGAACGGAGCAAAGCGGCGGGATCGGCCTGTCGAACGTAAAAAACCGCCTGCGGCTGCTGTACCCGGAAGCGCATTCGCTGGCCTGGTACGACGAAGAAGAATGCTTCATCATCGAATTAATGGTTAAATTATCCGCCCATGACGCAGCCTGA
- a CDS encoding DNA alkylation repair protein, whose amino-acid sequence MTPLILQLRQELQAAGTPAGQDSARRFFKEDIQTHGVKSATVKAIARPYMKALRSETKETVFSICEDLWKDGMMEETLIACDLSWSRRKEFVPADLQLFEKWLHTYVTNWAACDTFCNHTVGEFLIRYPDRLPVLEKWAKSKNRWVRRGAAVSLIVPARKGWMLEESLRIATLLLHDEDDMVRKGYGWLLKSAAEKHEDAVFRFVMRHKTDMPRTALRYAIEKMPADRKARAMEK is encoded by the coding sequence ATGACCCCGCTCATCCTACAATTAAGGCAGGAACTCCAGGCGGCCGGCACCCCGGCCGGGCAGGACTCCGCGCGCAGGTTTTTCAAGGAAGACATTCAAACGCACGGCGTGAAATCCGCTACGGTAAAGGCGATCGCCAGGCCGTACATGAAGGCGCTCCGGTCCGAAACGAAGGAAACGGTATTTTCGATTTGCGAAGATTTGTGGAAAGACGGGATGATGGAGGAAACCCTCATCGCCTGCGACCTTTCCTGGTCGCGGCGGAAGGAATTTGTGCCGGCCGACCTCCAACTGTTCGAAAAATGGCTGCACACCTACGTGACCAACTGGGCCGCCTGCGATACGTTCTGCAACCATACGGTGGGGGAATTCCTCATCCGGTATCCGGACCGGTTGCCGGTGCTGGAAAAATGGGCGAAATCGAAAAACCGGTGGGTGCGCCGGGGAGCGGCCGTATCGCTGATCGTTCCGGCCAGGAAGGGATGGATGCTGGAGGAATCGCTTCGCATCGCCACCCTGCTGCTGCACGATGAAGACGACATGGTGCGCAAAGGATACGGATGGCTGCTGAAATCGGCCGCGGAAAAGCATGAGGACGCGGTTTTCCGGTTCGTGATGCGCCACAAAACCGACATGCCCCGCACGGCGCTGCGATACGCCATCGAGAAAATGCCCGCCGACCGGAAAGCCCGGGCGATGGAGAAATGA
- a CDS encoding GNAT family N-acetyltransferase, which produces MTIRPYEPSDFDACIAAFKSNMPKFFLPEELDDYSSWLKNYEKGIPFKPDGVEAYFVVEEDDLLVACGGVFMELGNNIAGMVWGMVDNRLHRQGIGRKFLLYRIDYIRRNCTTCSIKLDTTQHSRPFFEKYGFAVVKYTENGYGEGMHRYDMLFGA; this is translated from the coding sequence ATGACCATCCGCCCCTACGAGCCCTCCGATTTCGATGCCTGCATCGCCGCCTTCAAAAGCAATATGCCGAAGTTTTTCCTGCCCGAAGAGCTGGACGATTATTCCAGTTGGCTGAAGAACTACGAAAAAGGGATTCCCTTCAAACCGGATGGCGTGGAGGCGTATTTCGTAGTGGAGGAAGACGACCTGCTGGTGGCCTGTGGCGGCGTTTTCATGGAATTGGGGAACAATATCGCCGGCATGGTGTGGGGGATGGTCGATAACCGGCTGCACCGGCAGGGCATCGGCCGGAAGTTCCTCCTCTACCGGATCGATTACATCCGCCGCAATTGCACCACCTGCAGCATCAAACTGGATACCACGCAGCATTCGCGCCCTTTCTTCGAAAAATATGGCTTCGCCGTGGTGAAATATACGGAGAACGGCTATGGGGAAGGGATGCACCGGTACGATATGCTCTTTGGCGCCTGA
- a CDS encoding response regulator transcription factor has protein sequence MTQPDTQIRTLIVDDEPHALQIIRKYAANVPELEVIGTCSNAMQAAQVLRQQAVDLLFIDIKMPGLLGTDLVRSLKNPPKIVFTTAYHEYAVEGFNLDAVDYLVKPIPLNRFLRAVDKVMHALRGDRAPAVYAQPRETPVQPAARHYLYLRIDRQSIKVDTADIHWIESVRDYIRVVTKDKTYMTKQKISVAEKLLPMGRFLRVHRSFIIPVDSVEGYNPNYVIVAGKKVPIGRNYKQACQEQFGPGGETAE, from the coding sequence ATGACGCAGCCTGATACGCAAATACGGACCCTGATCGTGGACGACGAGCCCCACGCCCTGCAGATCATCCGGAAATACGCCGCGAACGTCCCGGAACTGGAAGTGATCGGCACCTGCAGCAACGCCATGCAGGCAGCGCAGGTACTGCGGCAGCAGGCGGTAGACCTGCTTTTCATCGATATCAAAATGCCCGGCCTGCTGGGCACCGACCTCGTCAGAAGCCTGAAAAACCCGCCCAAGATCGTGTTCACCACCGCTTACCATGAGTACGCGGTAGAAGGGTTCAACCTCGATGCGGTAGATTATCTCGTAAAACCCATCCCGCTGAACCGGTTCCTGCGGGCGGTAGACAAAGTGATGCACGCCCTCCGGGGAGACCGTGCCCCCGCCGTATACGCCCAGCCCCGGGAAACGCCCGTTCAGCCGGCCGCGCGGCATTACCTGTACCTGCGGATCGACCGGCAATCGATCAAAGTCGATACCGCAGACATCCACTGGATCGAAAGCGTGCGGGATTACATCCGGGTGGTGACGAAAGATAAAACCTACATGACCAAACAGAAGATCAGCGTAGCCGAAAAACTCCTGCCCATGGGGCGCTTCCTGCGCGTACACCGGTCTTTCATCATCCCGGTAGACAGTGTGGAAGGATACAATCCCAATTACGTGATCGTTGCCGGCAAGAAGGTACCCATCGGCCGCAACTACAAACAGGCCTGCCAGGAGCAGTTCGGCCCCGGCGGGGAAACTGCGGAATAA
- a CDS encoding cupin domain-containing protein encodes MELTATSGFRRYQGGFYRTLIHPEQTNGDIALLEFTLPAGGEPPLHVHYEEDESFVVLEGRIRLQVGDVITELGPGDAAFAPRKTPHAFNILTPAAKLLNLITPGKLSGFFEEFSTPLEGEPAIAPPQAPDMEAIGKMLQTITQRYNVHFLETK; translated from the coding sequence ATGGAATTAACAGCTACGTCCGGCTTCCGGCGCTACCAGGGAGGCTTTTACAGGACGCTCATCCACCCCGAACAAACGAACGGCGACATCGCGCTGCTGGAATTTACCTTGCCCGCCGGCGGTGAGCCGCCATTACACGTGCATTATGAGGAAGACGAAAGCTTCGTTGTCCTGGAAGGCCGCATCCGCCTGCAGGTCGGCGATGTGATCACCGAGCTTGGCCCCGGGGATGCCGCTTTCGCCCCGAGAAAAACCCCTCACGCGTTCAACATCCTCACGCCTGCGGCTAAACTCCTCAATCTGATCACGCCCGGCAAGCTGAGCGGGTTCTTCGAGGAATTCAGCACGCCACTGGAAGGCGAGCCTGCCATCGCACCGCCACAGGCGCCCGACATGGAAGCCATCGGGAAGATGCTGCAGACCATCACCCAACGATACAACGTACATTTTCTGGAAACCAAATAA
- a CDS encoding DMT family transporter produces the protein MKYVLLAVAIVSEVIATSALKASEGFSRTGPSLIVIAGYGIAFYCLSLTLKSIPVGIAYAIWSGLGIVLVSAAGWILYKQKLDAGAIIGMLLIVAGVIVVNVFSKSTEH, from the coding sequence ATGAAATATGTCCTGCTGGCCGTCGCCATCGTTTCCGAAGTGATCGCTACTTCCGCGCTGAAAGCGTCTGAAGGCTTTTCCAGAACCGGGCCTTCGCTGATCGTCATCGCGGGGTACGGCATTGCGTTCTATTGCCTGAGCCTGACGCTGAAGTCCATCCCCGTGGGCATCGCCTATGCGATCTGGTCGGGCCTGGGCATCGTACTGGTATCTGCCGCAGGCTGGATTTTGTATAAGCAGAAGCTGGATGCGGGCGCTATTATCGGGATGCTGCTGATCGTGGCCGGGGTGATCGTCGTGAACGTATTTTCGAAGAGCACGGAGCATTAA